The Planctomycetota bacterium genome window below encodes:
- a CDS encoding helix-turn-helix domain-containing protein: MVEKTKTPAPPERTESRDWYSIREACDYLDVSEQTIFRWMKDGKLTYFKVGDSTRFKQEDLELMVTKFTGEKEAEKYGTKCVACGHSVLIPGRIAGTGKVYFKPIKTKFFTFLESNVNIEAKSCPKCGFIQIFSDTAKLNKLIKKK, encoded by the coding sequence ATGGTAGAGAAAACAAAGACCCCTGCCCCGCCGGAAAGGACTGAAAGCCGGGACTGGTATTCCATCCGCGAGGCATGCGATTACCTGGACGTGAGCGAGCAGACCATCTTCCGCTGGATGAAAGACGGCAAGCTCACCTACTTTAAGGTGGGCGATTCCACCCGCTTTAAGCAGGAAGACCTCGAGCTCATGGTCACCAAATTCACCGGAGAGAAAGAAGCCGAAAAATACGGGACTAAATGCGTTGCCTGCGGGCATTCGGTCTTAATCCCGGGCAGGATTGCCGGGACAGGCAAGGTCTATTTTAAACCTATAAAGACTAAATTCTTTACATTCTTAGAAAGCAATGTCAATATAGAAGCCAAAAGCTGCCCAAAGTGCGGTTTTATCCAGATATTTTCGGATACCGCGAAACTGAATAAACTGATAAAGAAGAAATAA
- a CDS encoding aspartate-semialdehyde dehydrogenase, with amino-acid sequence MERKYNIAVVGATGAVGLEILKILAERRFPVKSLHLYASERSAGRILTFKSLKFKVQELKRDSFKEVDFAFFSPGSAVSKKWVPIAQKSGAVVIDNTSAFRMDKNVPLVVPEVNAHTLKSHKGIIANPNCATIQLVVALKPLHDYARIKRIVVTTFQSVSGAGLRALSEMEQEARLYLKSQTTNSNFQFHRRIFPHQIAFNIIPQIPQSDAFEPTGYTGEETKVINETKKIMGDYSIKVTSTCVRMPVYRCHSESVNIETAKPLSVSKARELLRKAPGVRLMDDVSKELYPTPAELAGCDAVYVGRIRKDATVKNGLNLWVVSDNIRKGAALNAVQIAEILTAEAPHSCRQGLPIIRVSPNSASREERGKGR; translated from the coding sequence ATGGAACGCAAATACAATATTGCCGTGGTCGGCGCGACCGGCGCGGTGGGACTGGAAATACTGAAGATTCTTGCCGAGCGCCGTTTCCCGGTCAAGAGCTTACATCTATATGCCTCGGAGAGGTCGGCAGGAAGAATACTAACGTTTAAGAGTTTAAAGTTCAAGGTTCAAGAGTTAAAGAGGGATTCGTTTAAAGAGGTTGATTTTGCCTTCTTTTCACCCGGCAGCGCGGTTAGCAAAAAATGGGTGCCAATAGCCCAAAAGAGCGGGGCGGTGGTAATCGATAACACCAGCGCCTTCCGTATGGATAAGAATGTTCCGCTGGTCGTTCCGGAGGTCAATGCCCATACGCTTAAGAGCCATAAAGGCATTATTGCTAATCCGAACTGCGCGACCATCCAGTTGGTGGTTGCCTTAAAACCCTTGCATGATTACGCCCGGATTAAAAGGATAGTGGTGACCACGTTCCAATCCGTTTCCGGGGCGGGCCTGCGCGCCTTGAGTGAAATGGAGCAAGAGGCAAGGCTTTACCTCAAATCCCAAACCACAAATTCCAATTTCCAATTTCACCGGCGAATCTTTCCCCACCAGATTGCCTTTAACATAATTCCCCAGATACCGCAATCGGATGCTTTTGAACCAACCGGATATACCGGGGAAGAAACCAAGGTAATCAATGAAACCAAAAAGATAATGGGGGATTATTCCATAAAAGTCACTTCAACCTGCGTGCGCATGCCGGTTTACCGTTGCCACAGCGAATCGGTGAATATAGAAACCGCCAAGCCCTTATCCGTATCAAAGGCGCGTGAACTCTTGCGCAAGGCACCCGGTGTAAGGCTTATGGATGATGTATCCAAAGAACTTTACCCGACTCCCGCGGAGCTTGCCGGATGCGATGCGGTTTATGTCGGGCGCATCCGGAAAGACGCTACGGTAAAAAACGGCCTGAATCTGTGGGTGGTATCGGATAACATCAGGAAAGGCGCCGCTCTTAATGCCGTTCAGATTGCGGAGATTCTCACCGCCGAGGCGCCCCATTCCTGCCGTCAGGGACTCCCTATCATTCGGGTGTCCCCGAATTCCGCTTCGCGGGAGGAGCGGGGCA